A part of Magnetospirillum sp. ME-1 genomic DNA contains:
- a CDS encoding D-glycero-alpha-D-manno-heptose-1,7-bisphosphate 7-phosphatase, giving the protein MTSRRFALIDRDGTINVEKHYLSDPDQLELYPGVGAAIRRLNRLDIGVVVVTNQSGIARGYFDLARLDEIHTRLFALLEAEGAAIDGLYICPHGPADDCDCRKPLPGMVEQAVADHHFDPARSFMIGDKEVDVELGHAVGAKSFLVRTGHGAKHVDGTKADYVVDDLPAAVRIIETLV; this is encoded by the coding sequence ATGACGTCCCGGCGTTTCGCGCTGATCGATCGCGACGGCACCATCAACGTCGAGAAGCATTATCTGTCCGATCCCGACCAGCTGGAGCTTTATCCCGGCGTGGGGGCCGCCATCCGGCGGCTCAACCGCCTTGATATCGGCGTGGTGGTGGTGACCAACCAGTCGGGAATCGCCCGGGGCTATTTCGACCTGGCCCGGCTGGACGAGATCCACACCCGCCTGTTCGCCTTGTTGGAGGCCGAAGGCGCGGCCATCGACGGCCTCTATATCTGCCCCCACGGTCCCGCCGATGATTGCGACTGCCGAAAGCCACTGCCGGGCATGGTCGAGCAGGCGGTGGCCGACCACCATTTCGATCCGGCCCGGTCGTTCATGATCGGCGACAAGGAGGTGGACGTGGAGTTGGGCCACGCCGTCGGGGCAAAATCGTTTTTGGTCCGCACCGGCCACGGCGCCAAGCACGTGGACGGCACCAAGGCCGACTACGTGGTCGATGACCTGCCGGCGGCGGTCAGGATCATCGAGACGCTGGTGTAG
- a CDS encoding glycosyltransferase family 4 protein — protein sequence MTRPGGSSGKVRVIINALHAKSGGGVTYLRNILPHLAAADGLELHLFLHLDQFELFGTPPENVRLHLLDFPNSFIRLMAWEQVALPILAYEMGADVTFSLANYGPLLAPNPVIVLRNSLAVVRREYRLSKWAYWIALAAATLVSLVGCRAAIAVSDYARRTLAFGMPALFKGKTTVIHHGVDARFVPADLPQSRRPDELLVVSDVYVQKNLHTLIRAMAVVRRSHPEVRLIIAGRLVDLDYHQELLRLAAECGVGDALEFLGGQPPGRLLELYRRCTAFIFPSTVETFGNPLVEAIACGAPVLCSDSAAMPEVAGDAVLYVHPLDEQGMAQAIVRLLDDPSLRGELEQKSLRQAARYSWAETGARTAEVLRQARRGGAL from the coding sequence ATGACCCGTCCGGGGGGTTCGTCAGGCAAGGTCAGGGTGATCATCAATGCGCTGCATGCCAAATCGGGCGGTGGCGTCACCTATCTGCGCAACATCCTGCCCCATCTGGCGGCGGCGGATGGGCTGGAGTTGCATCTTTTCCTGCATCTCGACCAGTTCGAGCTGTTCGGCACCCCGCCTGAGAACGTCAGGCTCCATCTTCTGGACTTTCCCAACAGCTTCATCCGCCTGATGGCCTGGGAGCAGGTGGCCCTGCCCATCCTGGCCTATGAGATGGGGGCTGACGTCACCTTCTCGCTGGCCAATTACGGGCCGCTGCTGGCTCCCAATCCGGTGATCGTGCTGCGCAACTCATTGGCGGTGGTGCGGCGGGAATACCGCCTTTCCAAATGGGCCTATTGGATTGCCCTGGCCGCCGCCACCCTGGTGTCGCTGGTGGGCTGCCGGGCCGCCATCGCCGTGTCCGACTATGCCCGCCGCACATTGGCATTCGGCATGCCGGCGCTTTTCAAGGGCAAGACCACCGTCATTCATCATGGCGTCGATGCCCGCTTCGTGCCCGCCGACCTGCCGCAATCGCGTCGGCCCGACGAATTGCTGGTGGTGTCGGACGTTTATGTGCAGAAGAATCTCCATACCCTGATCCGGGCGATGGCCGTGGTGCGCCGAAGCCATCCCGAGGTACGCCTGATCATCGCGGGACGCTTGGTGGACCTGGACTATCACCAGGAATTGCTGCGGCTGGCCGCCGAATGCGGTGTGGGCGATGCGCTGGAGTTCCTGGGCGGGCAGCCGCCGGGCCGGCTGCTGGAGCTTTACCGCCGCTGTACCGCCTTCATCTTCCCATCGACGGTGGAGACCTTCGGCAATCCCCTGGTCGAGGCCATTGCTTGCGGCGCCCCCGTGCTCTGCTCCGACAGTGCCGCGATGCCGGAGGTGGCGGGTGATGCGGTGCTGTACGTCCATCCCCTGGACGAACAGGGCATGGCGCAGGCGATTGTCCGTCTTCTCGACGATCCGTCGCTGCGCGGCGAACT